The genomic segment TGTTAAAACTAACCCTTTAAACGGTAAACGACAAGGTTCACCGTCCTGAGTGCGCATTTTTACCGTCTTCTGCTGGCTTATCGTTGTTTTATTAGATTTTTCCGAAATTCCTCTGGCGTAACTCGCAAAGTTGAACAATCCCGGTTTTTATCCCATGCTTAGATAACACGCTGATAAACAAGAGGACGGAATATGAACAAGAACGTAGCAGGAATTTTAAGCGCAGCGGCGGTTCTGACTATGCTGGCAGGATGTACGGCTTACGATCGCACTAAAGATCAGTTCACACAGCCCGTGGTTAAAGATGTCAAAAAAGGGATGACGCGTTCGCAGGTTGCGGCGATTGCCGGGAAACCGTCTTCTGAAGTGACCATGATCCACGCGAAGGGTACCTGTCAGACCTATATTCTGGGTCAACGGGATGGTAAGGCTGAGACCTATTTTGTTGCCCTGGATGAAACCGGGCGCGTCATGAACTCAGGTTACCAGACCTGTGCCGAATACGACACCGATCCGCAGGCCCCTAAGGCTCAATAACCTTATTTGCCTGAAGATGCTAACTAACCGGCCTTGTGGCCGGTTTTTTATGCAGATGTAAATCTTATTTATTTGCGCGAATTATTTGCCCGAAATGTGAAGGTAATCAACTCGCCAGGTCAATGAGAGACAATTTTACTCTATCCAGAATTATCTCCTCTCTATACCATTGCGTATACTCATGCCAAAGATAATCAACACTAAGCACACTACCTGCCAGCCAGGAGAGCAAGTCGAGTGGTGGACGTCGGCAGGGAGTCATACATGAGGGAAATGACTATGGAAAAGAAACATATCTATCTGTTCTGCTCAGCGGGCATGTCAACATCGCTTTTGGTGTCAAAAATGCGCGCTCAGGCCGAAAAGTATGAAGTACCTGTGGTGATTGAAGCGTTTCCTGAAACGCTGGCGGGCGAAAAAGGCCAGGCAGCCGATGTCGTCTTACTGGGGCCTCAAATTGCTTATATGTTGCCGGAAATTCAACGTCTGTTACCGAATAAACCTGTCGAAGTAATTGACTCGGGCCTGTACGGCAAGATCGATGGTTTGGGTGTACTGAAAGCTGCTGTTGCGGCAATTAAAAAAGCTGCTAATTAATTTTTTATTATTTTTCCCGTCAAAGAGTTATTTCATACACACTACGCCGTAATCTAAGTTGCGGCATTTAAGGGTATTTACCTATGAGTAAAGTTATCGCTTCACTTGAAAAGGTACTCCTTCCTTTTGCTGTTAAAATAGGAAAGCAGCCACACGTCAATGCCATCAAAAACGGGTTTATTAAATTAATGCCGTTGACGCTGGCAGGGGCCATGTTCGTTTTAATTAACAACGTTTTTCTGAGCTTTGGTGAAGGATCTTTTTTTTATTCATTAGGCATTCGGTTAGATGCTTCCACGATTGAAACCCTTAACGGCCTTAAGGCCATTGGCGGCAATGTCTACAACGGTACGTTGGGGATTATGTCGTTGATGGCGCCTTTCTTTATTGGGATGGCGCTTGCAGAAGAGCGTAAAGTGGATCCGCTGGCGGCAGGTTTATTGTCCATTGCCGCCTTTATGACCGTCACACCATACAGCGTAGGTGAGGCATATGCTGTAGGCGCTAACTGGCTTGGCGGGGCAAACATTATTTCCGGTATTATTATCGGACTGGTGGTTGCCGAAATGTTCACCTTTATTATTCGCCGCAACTGGGTGATACGTTTACCGGATAGCGTTCCAGAATCGGTTTCGCGTTCCTTTTCCGCATTGATTCCAGGCTTTATTATTCTCTCTATCATGGGGATTGTTGCCTGGGCGCTCGCTCACTGGGGGACAAATTTCCACCAGATTATCATGGACTCTATCTCTACGCCGCTGGCGTCTATGGGGGGCGTGGTCGGTTGGGCGTATGTCATTTTCACCTCCCTGCTGTGGTTCTTCGGCGTGCATGGCTCCCTGGCGCTGGCGGCGCTGGACAGCGGTATCATGACCCCGTGGGCACTGGAAAACGTGGCAATTTACCAGCAGTACGGCTCTGTTGATGCGGCGCTGGCAGCGGGTAAAACTTTCCATGTATGGGCGAAGCCGATGCTGGACTCCTACATCTTCCTGGGGGGGACCGGCGCGACGCTGGGTCTGCTTATCGCGATCTTTATTGTCTCCCGCCGCGCTGATTATCGTCAGGTTGCGAAACTGGCATTGCCCTCAGGCATCTTCCAGATTAACGAACCGATTCTGTTCGGTCTGCCAATCATCATGAACCCGGTAATGTTCATTCCTTTCATCCTGGTTCAACCGCTGCTGGCTGCAATCACCCTGACGGCGTATTACCTGGGGATTATCCCGCCAATCACCAACATTGCGCCGTGGACAATGCCGGCTGGGCTGGGGGCGTTCTTTAACACCAACGGTAGCGTTGCTGCCTTCGTGCTGGCGCTGTTCAACCTCGGGATTGCCACACTGCTCTATATGCCATTCGTGGCGATAGCAAACAAAGCCGCAACCATTATCGAAGAAGAAGAGAGCGAAGAGGATATCGCCCTGTCACTGAAATTCTAGGATGAACCGGCGCGGGTATCCCGCGCCCGCTAAAAGGAGCTATAAGATGTTAGATTTAGACAGTATCGTTGCTGAAGAAAGCGCAGAGAACGATCTCGAAGAAGTGGTCATGGGCCTTATCATCAACTCAGGACAAGCACGCAGCCTGGCGTATGCCGCACTTAAACAGGCTAAGCTTGGTGATTTCGCCGCCGCAAAGACTATGATGGATCAGTCCCGTATGGCACTGAATGAAGCGCATCTTGTGCAGACGAAGCTGATTGAAGGCGACCAGGGGGAAGGGAAGATGAAGATGAGTCTGGTGCTGGTTCACGCGCAGGATCACCTGATGACGTCGATGCTGGCACGCGAGCTGGTGGCGGAGTTAATTGAGCTTCACGAGAAAATGCAGTAAATCCAGATAGCGCAGCAGGAGGTCAGCACGATGGAAATTAAAACGGCATTTGAACAGCTACTGTTTAACGGCAAGAATTTTCACGTGGTTATTTACAACAAAACGGAGAGCGCCAGCGGTCTGCATCAGCATGACTACCTGGAGTACACGATTGTTCTGACTGGCCGCTACTATCAGGAAATTAACGGTAAACGGGTCCTGCTTGAGCGTGGAGATTTTGTCTTCCTGCCGATGGGATCCTATCACCAGAGTTTTTATGAATTTGGCGCCACCCGCATCCTCAACGTTGGCATCAGTAAACGTTTCTTTGAGAAACACTACCTGCCGCTGTTACCGTTCTGTTTTGTTGCGTCGCAGGTCTATCACGTCAAAAACGAGTTTATGACCTGGATTGAAACGGTGATTGCATCGCTTAACTTCCGTGACAATGAGTTCGATGAATTTATTGAAACCGTGACGTTCTATGTGATGAACCGTCTTCGTCACTATCGCGAAGAGCAGCAGGTGACTGACGATATTCCGCAGTGGCTGCGCGGCACGGTGGAAATGATGCACGATAAATGTCAGTTTAGCGACAATGCGCTGGAAAATATGGTGGCGCTGTCCGGTAAATCTCAGGAATACCTAACCCGTGCCACCCAGCGTTATTTTCGTAAAACACCGGTGCAAATTATTAATGAAATCCGCATTAATTTTGCCAAAAAACAGCTGGAAATAACCAATTACTCTGTAACCGATATCGCCTATGAGTCAGGTTACAGTAGCCCCAGCCTGTTTATTAAAACCTTTAAAAAATTTACTTCATTTACACCGAGCAGGTACCGTAAGAATTTGACGGTAATTAATTAACACTCGACGGTTTTAGCCGTCACGAATATTGACGTAAGCGCTTGCCCAAATAGCGGGAAGAGCACGCTATACTTTGCAGGCGGTTACCCTGATACGCTAAGGGAGAAATTATGCAACAGAAATTAAACGTCGTAACCATTGGTGGCGGCAGCAGCTATACCCCAGAATTACTGGAAGGGTTCCTGAAACGTTATCATGAATTACCGGTCAGCGAATTATGGCTGGTGGATGTCGAAGAAGGTCAGGAAAAGCTGAATATTATCTTTGACCTGTGCCAGCGCATGGTTGAGAAAGCCGGTGTGCCGTTAACCGTACATAAAACCCTGGACCGCCGTCTGGCACTGAAAGATGCTGACTTTGTTACCACGCAGCTGCGCGTCGGCCAGTTGAAGGCGCGTGAGCTGGACGAGCGTATTCCACTGAGCCATGGTTACCTGGGCCAGGAAACCAACGGTGCGGGCGGTCTGTTTAAAGGTCTGCGTACCATTCCGGTCATTTTTGACATTATTAAAGACGTAGAAGAGATCTGTCCAAATGCGTGGGTGATTAACTTTACCAACCCGGCCGGCATGGTGACCGAAGCGGTTTACCGCCACACCCATTTCAAGCGTTTTATTGGCGTTTGTAATATTCCAATTGGTATGAAGATGTTCATCCGTGATGTGCTGGAATTGACCGACAATGACGCTCTTTCCATCGATCTGTTTGGCCTGAACCATATGGTATTTATCAAAGACGTGATCGTTAACGGCACGTCGCGCTTTGACGAACTGCTCGACGGTGTGGCATCGGGCCGCCTGACTGCGGCATCGGTAAAAAATATTTTTGATCTGCCCTTCAGCGAAGGGCTGATACGGTCACTGAACCTGCTGCCATGTTCATATCTGCTCTATTACTTTAAGCAGAAAGAGATGCTGGCTATTGAGATGGGCGAATACTATAAAGGCGGCGCACGTGCTCAGGTTGTGCAGAAAGTTGAAAAGCAGCTGTTTGATTTGTATAAAGATCCACACCTTAATGTCAAACCTAAAGAGCTAGAACAGCGCGGCGGGGCATACTATTCAGATGCCGCGTGCGAAGTGATCAACGCCATTTACAATGACAAGCAGGCGGAGCATTACGTCAACGTGCCGCACCACGGGCATATCGATAATATTCCGGCAGACTGGGCAATCGAGATGACCTGCATCCTCGGTCGCGATGGCGCAACGCCGCATCCGCGCATTACTCACTTTGATGAAAAAGTCATGGGGCTTATTCATACCATCAAAGGCTTTGAAGTGGCGGCGAGCAATGCTGCGCTGAGCGGTGAACTGAATGACGTGCTTCTGGCGCTGAACCTCTGCCCGCTGGTGCATTCCGACCGCGATGCGGAAATCCTCGCGAGTGAGATGATCCTTGCGCACGAAAAATGGCTGCCAAATTTTGCTGCAACGGTTGAGAAACTCAGGTTCAAGCACCGTTAAGGGGATCTACGATGGAAAAACTGCTGATCGTAAATGCCGATGATTTTGGCCTGTCGAAGGGGCAGAACTACGGGATCGTTGAAGCTTGTCGTGGCGGGGTTGTGACCTCTACAACGGCACTGGTTAACGGTGAAGCGGTTTGAACACGCGGCGCAGTTGAGCCGCGAGTTGCCGGCGTTGGGCGTGGGCATGCACTTTGTGCTGACGCTCGGAATGCCGCTTTCACCGATGCCGGGCCTGACGCGCGATGGCCTGTTGGGGAAATGGATTTGGGAACAGGCAGAGCAGGGCGCGCTGCCACTCGATGAGATTGCCCGTGAACTGGATGGCCAGTTCAATCGCTTTATCGATCTCTTTGGCCGCGAACCGACGCATATCGATAGCCACCATCATGTGCACATGATCCCGGCGATCTTTGCCATTGTCGCCGACTTTGCCCAACGTAAAGGGGTGGCGATGCGCGTCGATCGTAAAGTGCAGGGGCTATCGCCTTTTACCGTGCCATCAACTGCGGGGTTCAGTAGCGCGTTTTATGGCGATGAAATCAGCGAAGCGCTGTTTCTGCAGGTTCTGGATGATTCCACCGCGCGCGGTGAACGATCGCTGGAAGTGATGGCACACCCTGCGTTTGTCGATAATACCGTGCGTAAAAGTGCCTACTGCTGGCCACGTCTTGCGGAGCTGGAGGTGCTAACGTCGGCATCGCTGAAATATGAGATTGCCGGGCGTGGATACCGTCCGGGGACGTTTCGGGATCTGTAATAAAAGCCCGGGGCGTTTTTGTCTTACCGGGCCTGGGAATGAATGCCGGGGGAGCTTTTGCTCCACCCGGTTTTTTTACGCCGGTATCTGGTCGGTTTTACTGCTTCGTGACCAAACGCGGTGCGCGGCGAGCAGATCGAAGAGGCGAGTCATAAACGCATCGTCGACACTATCCCCTTCGACAATCCCTTCCTCCCCTTGATCCGCAACCTTCAACAGCGTTTTAAACTGGCGTGCATCGCCGGAGAGCGCAATCGGTTTCAGGTGCTTATAGGCTTCCAGCAGGTAATATGCAGCATCACCGCTTTTCAGCAAGCTGTCGATATCACCGCACGGCACAATCACCGCATCTACCGTCAACGATGGCGCGCCGGCAAAGGTCGCCGCAATGGGCAGGACAGAGCCGTCATCGGCTGTCACTTCACCCATGCGGGAGTAGAGCAGTTTAGCGTGCACGCCTTTCGCTTTGAGCGCCTGCATAATGCCCAGAACGTCGCTGGCACGGGGGGTGTCGTTCAGTAAGATAGCCACCACGCGGCCTTTGATAGTCCCGCCCGGTACCGCATACAGGCTGAGGGACGGATCCTTTTTCAGCCCGTTCACGTCTTTCGCTGGCGCAGCATTACGCTGCTCGTCAGTAAGTGTGATACCCAGGTTATCCGCCACGCTCTGGGCAAGCTGGATATCGATATGGGCTAACTGATCGACCACGCGCTCACGAATGTACGTGCGCACTACTTTACTCAGTTCAAAGCTGAAACCGCCGATAATATGCTGCTGCTCAATCGGCGTCTGGCTGTTCCAGAACAGGCGAGGCTGGGCATAATATTCACCGAACGACGGGCTACGCTCGCGGATTTTGGTCCCTTCCACGCGCTCCTGATAAGATTCGAATCCGCCGCGTTTCGGCCCCGGAGGCGTTTCGCGCGGCCAGTTATCGTTAATTGAGTTCGGTTCATAGTTGGCCGGATTGGTGTCGATATCCTGGCGATGCATCCCATCGCGCTGGAAATTGTGATACGGACAGGTCGGGCGGTTAATCGGTATTTCGTGGAAGTTAGGCCCGCCAAGACGGCTGATTTGAGTATCGGTGTAGGAGAACAGACGTCCCTGCAAAAGAGGATCGTTAGAGAAATCAAGCCCGGGAACGATATGACCCGGATGAAACGCCACCTGTTCATTCTCGGCGAAGAAGTTGTCCGGGTTGCGGTTAAGCACCATTTTGCCCACCAGTTGCACCGGTACCAGCTCCTCCGGGATGAGTTTGGTGGGATCAAGGAGGTCGAAATCAAACTTAAATTCGTCCTCTTCCGGGATGAGCTGAAGCCCCAGCTCGTATTCCGGGAAGTCGCCAGCTTCAATGGATTCCCACAGTTCGCGGCGATGGAAGTCCGGATCGCGCCCGGTCAGTTTCTGCGCTTCATCCCACACCAGTGAGGCTTTACCCGCTACGGGCTTCCAGTGGAAGCGTACAAAGGTGGCTTTGCCTTCTGCGTTGATCAAGCGGAAGGTGTGAATACCAAACCCTTCCATGGTGCGATAGCTGCGCGGGATCCCTCGATCGGACATGGCCCACATCACGTTGTGCAGTGTCTCTGGCTGCAGGGAGACGTAGTCCCAGAAAGTATCGTGCGCGCTTTGTCCTTGCGGTATGGCCCAGTGGGGTTCCGGTTTTACCGCATGGACAAAGTCCGGGAATTTGTGCGCATCCTGGATGAAGAAAACCGGTGTATTATTGCCGACCAGGTCGAAAATACCCTCATCGGTATAAAATTTCGTGGCGAAGCCGCGAATATCACGCACGGTGTCAGCCGAACCGGCCCCCCCTTGTACGGTGGAGAACCGCACAAATACCGGCGTAGTTTTATCCGGGTCGGAAAGAAAATCGGCTTTGGTGATCGCTTTCAGGCTTTTGTAAGGCTGAAAATAACCGTGTGCGGCTGACCCACGCGCGTGAACTATCCGCTCCGGAATTCGCTCGTGGTCAAAATGGGTGATTTTCTCCCGCAGGATGAAGTCTTCTAACAGCGTAGGGCCGCGCGTGCCCGCGCGAAGGGAGTTCTGGTCATCGGCGATACGGACGCCCTGATTGGTGGTAAGGGCATGATCTTCTCCATTCTTGCGGTGAGGCTCAAGAGCGTTAAGCTTCTCATTTCCAGTGTCCGGGGATTTCAGGCTCCCCGGCGCCGTCGGTTGTTCTCCTGGGGCTGAAGGGCCGGGGGAAGGGCGATGAGAGCCGTCGGCAGGGGCCAGAGAGTCCATTCCCGGTTGTGATTCTTCAGTGCCATGAATGGGTGATTGATGTGTTTTATCGTTGTTAGACATTGCACGCTACTCCTTTATTCGTTGCGAAAAACCTTATTAAGGGTAGACCAATGTGATAAAAGAGCTCAGGAAATCAGAGTTTTCAGACCCCGCTAAGAGCGAATGGCGCTATCTGCCGCACGCCAGGCGCGACGCGTGGGGGGAGAATCGGCTATGATAGAAATTTCCTGTATTCAGAATTTGCTTTAGTGAATCCGTCGCTTATGAAACCGCTTCGTCAACAAAACCGCCAGGTTGTTAACTATGTCCCCCGCGTTGAACCGGCGCCGCCTGACCACGCCCTTAAAGTGGAGGGGTTTCGCGATGTCTGGCGGCTGCGGGGCAAATATGTGGCCTTCGTGCTGACGGGCGAGCATTTCCGCCGCTCGCCGGTATTTACGGTGCCTGAAGCGGCGCAAAGATGGGCGGAGCAGATCCGCCAGGATGAAGAAATAGAAGAATAATAGCGATTAAATTGATAATGCCTTGTTCTGAGAATGTTTTTTTAACTTCATTTATGGGGTCAATTCAAAAAACGAGGTTCGTCAGCAATCTGAAACCGCCATCAGGCGGTTTCTCCATTTTGGTAAGTACTTAACGGTGCGCCAGTTCGGCGTCGTCTTCACTTTCCAGAACAGCTTTATCCGTCTGTTTGAGCCACTGGCTGGTGAGCGTACCGGCTGTCATTGAGCCGCTTACGTTCAGCGCGGTACGGCCCATGTCGATCAGCGGTTCGACAGAAATCAGCAGGGCAACCAGCGTGACCGGCAGACCCAGTGCGGGCAGAACAATCAGCGCCGCGAAGGTAGCGCCGCCGCCGACGCCCGCCACGCCTGCGGAGCTTATGGTCACAATACCGACCAGCGTCGCAATCCAGACGGGATCAAGCGGGTTAATCCCCACCGTCGGTGCGACCATCACTGCCAGCATTGCCGGATAGAGGCCTGCGCAACCGTTCTGACCAATGGTGGCGCCAAAAGAGGCAGAGAAGCTCGCAATTGACTCTGGCACACCAAGTCGGCGGGTTTGCGCTTCCACGTTCAGCGGGATAGAGGCTGCACTGGAGCGGCTGGTGAACGCGAAGGTCAGTACCGGCCATACTTTGCGGAAGTATTTCAGCGGGCTTACACCGTTCACGCCCAGCAGGATACCGTGCACCACAAACATGATGCCTAGACCCAGGTAAGAGGCAATGACAAAGCTACCCAGCTTGATAATGTCCTGAATATTGGAGCCTGCAACCACTTTGGTCATCAGCGCGAGCACGCCATAGGGCGTTAACTGCATAACCAGACGAACCAGTTTCATTACCCAGCTTTGCAGGATATCAATAGCGTTAAGGACACGCTCGCCCTTTGGCGCGTCGTCTTTCAACAGCTTAAGCGCCGCCACACCGAGGAATGCGGCAAAGATCACCACGCTAATGATGGACGTTGGGCTTGCACCGGTGAGATCAGCAAACGGATTCTTCGGAATGAAGGACAACACCATCTGTGGAACGGTAAGATCGGCGACTTTACCAACATAGTTGGTCTGGATCGCGGTCAGGCGAGCCGTTTCTGCGCTACCCTGAACCAGCCCTTCAGCGGTCAAGCCAAACAGGTTGGTCACCAACACGCCGACCAGCGCGGCGATAAGCGTCGTGAATAACAGCGTCCCGATGGTCAGGAAGCTGATTTTGCCCAACTGGGTGGCATTATGTAAACGGGCGACGGCACTCAGAATTGAGGCAAACACCAGCGGCATGACGATCATCTGCAGCAGTTGCACATAGCCATTACCAACAATGTTGAACCACTGAATGGACTCTTTCAGTACCGGGTTATCAGAGCCGTAGAGTGCGTGTAATACCAGACCAAATACCACACCCATTCCCAGACCCACCAGGACTTTCTTCGCCAAACTCCACTGTTTGTGGCGCGCCTGCGCGAGAAGCAATAGCAATACAACGAACACGACAATGTTCGCGATGAGTGGAAAATTCATCCCCGTTCTCCTGATTTATTTTGCGGTCGGTTTTTACCGAGCCTGTTGGCGCAAGGTTAGCAGAAGTGTGATGTCGCGCTTATATCCAAATGGAATGGTTTATGACAAATGTGATTATTTTGTATGTTTAATGTTCAATCTGGTGATTAATAAAACGATTGAACTGAAACTGCAAGGAGTTGATCATCTGTGACGACCAGCGCACTGCACTGTTGTCGGGCAATGTCTGCGGCATCCAGACCGCGTATGCGAACAGCGCCATACACAGGACGCGCTCAAGCTGATTACCCTTCTGCGGGGCGAGAACAGGAAAACGAAAACGCCATCGACAGGGCCAAAGTAGCGGAACCCCTGCCGGTGTCAGCATATCCGCAAGGATATGGCTCACGTAACCTAGCACCATACCCTGTATGGCATCGGCCGGCACTATCCAGGTTTCGGGCACTTTGAGATAAAACAGCGTGAGCAAACCGAACATGGCCAGCAGGCTATGGGTGAACCCACGGTGGCCGAAGGCGCGGGCGATTGGTTTTGATATCCACCGCAACCGCTGCCCAAGAAACGATTTAGGGTGATCGATGTCGGGTAACAGACAGGTCAACACGGCAGAAGGGACGATATGCCACCAGTCCCCCTGCGCCAGCACAGGGGTAAGTTCAGCATTTTTAGCAAATACTGCACACGCGATTGAAAAAAGCAGGTGGCCTTCCGCCGTCATGATATCACCCACAAAACTGTCAATTCATACAGTATAGGGTTTTTATACAGTAGGCGAAAGCGGTGACGGTGTAACTCTTTGTCAAAAAGCTCTTACCGCGCCAGCCAGCCACCGTCTACGGCTAAAGTATAACCGTTCACGTAATCTGACGCGCTCGAGGCTAAAAAGACCACCGGCCCCTGCAGATCGTCCGGGGTTCCCCAGCGTCCGGCGGGAATTCTGTCGAGGATCGCATGGCTCCGCTGTTCGTCATCCCGTAGCTGTTGGGTATTATTGGTTGCCATATACCCCGGCGCAATGGCATTAACGTTAATGCCGTGGGTCGCCCATTCGTTTGCCAGCAGTCGCGTAATGCCCAGAATACCGCTTTTGGACGCGGTATAGGAGGGAACGCGGATCCCGCCCTGGAATGAGAGCATCGACGCGATATTGACAATTTTGCCGCCCTGACCCTGGGTGATAAATTGCTTTGCCACCGCCTGGGAGAGAAAAAACACCGATTTAAGGTTAAGATTGACCACCTCATCCCACTCTTTTTCACGGAATGCCAGTGCATCCTCCCGACGAATAGTGCCAGCATTATTGACCAGAATATCGATGCGTCCCATCTCTGCAACCGCATCGTCCACCACACTTTGCAGGCTCTCTTGCTGTCCCAGGTCGGCCCGAATCGCCATAAATCGTCTCCCGAGGGCTATGACCTTCAGGGCGGTTTCCGCCGGCTCCTTACGGTTTACGCCAACGATATCGCAGCCCGCTTGCGCCAGGGCGATCGCCATGCCTTGCCCGAGACCGGTATCACATCCGGTGACGATGGCAACTTTTCCTGAAAGAGTGAAAGCATCCAGTATCATACGTGCCTCAGAGGTAGGGGTTATTATCATTCTGAAGGTAAGAATAGGAGGCAGAAGGTAGAAAAGCAGATAAAATGAAACGCTGTTTTATTTAACAATTAAGGCAGCGCGTCGCTGCCTTAGGGGGGAGATTATTCACCGCGCAAATATTGCCCGGTAAGCTCAGTCAGTGAATTCAGCCTAACGTCGGCCAGCGCAAAGCGGGGGTCATGACGGCCTTCTTCAGCAGGAACGACAATGGAACGCATGCGTGCGGCTTTACAGGCCACCATACCGTTAACGGAATCTTCCAGCGCGACACAGGTGAGCGGATCCAGCCCCAGTCTGGCAGCACAATCCAAATAGACCTGAGGGTGTGGCTTGCTGTAGGGAAGCTTTTCAGCGGAGGCCAGGGCGTCGAAGCTATCGCGCAGATCAAACATGATAAGCACTTTTTCCAGCATATGCAGCGGCGAGGCGGAGGCCAGACCGACTTTAAGACCCTGCGCTTTACATAACGCGATGGCTTCGCGAACGCCCGGCAGCAGCGGCTTATATTCTTCTACCAGGGTAGTTGCGCGGGAGATGATTCGCGCGGTCACTTCATCGCGGTCGGGACCAGCCCATGGCTGTTGGGCATACCAAAGCGCCACAACCATATCGATGCGCAGACCAAGGGTATCCGGGAGTTCATTACGACGGCTGATATCAACGCCAAGGCTGGCAATGACGTCCAGTTCGGCACGATCCCACAGCGGCTCGGAATCAATTAGCAGTCCATCCATATCAAAAATAGCGGCAAGAATCTGGCGCGATGACGACATTACAACGTCTCCTTATCTAAAGGGGCCGGGAAAGGCTAAGTATAAGCAATTTAGCATATTGCTTTTAAACAGCGGGCGAAAATGATGGGCAACAGGTAGACTTAGGCACAAATCACGCGTCTTTATAAAGGGGAACTGATGACGTATCAACAAGCT from the unidentified bacterial endosymbiont genome contains:
- the chbB gene encoding PTS N,N'-diacetylchitobiose transporter subunit IIB translates to MTMEKKHIYLFCSAGMSTSLLVSKMRAQAEKYEVPVVIEAFPETLAGEKGQAADVVLLGPQIAYMLPEIQRLLPNKPVEVIDSGLYGKIDGLGVLKAAVAAIKKAAN
- the osmE gene encoding osmotically-inducible lipoprotein OsmE, which codes for MNKNVAGILSAAAVLTMLAGCTAYDRTKDQFTQPVVKDVKKGMTRSQVAAIAGKPSSEVTMIHAKGTCQTYILGQRDGKAETYFVALDETGRVMNSGYQTCAEYDTDPQAPKAQ
- the chbC gene encoding PTS N,N'-diacetylchitobiose transporter subunit IIC; translated protein: MSKVIASLEKVLLPFAVKIGKQPHVNAIKNGFIKLMPLTLAGAMFVLINNVFLSFGEGSFFYSLGIRLDASTIETLNGLKAIGGNVYNGTLGIMSLMAPFFIGMALAEERKVDPLAAGLLSIAAFMTVTPYSVGEAYAVGANWLGGANIISGIIIGLVVAEMFTFIIRRNWVIRLPDSVPESVSRSFSALIPGFIILSIMGIVAWALAHWGTNFHQIIMDSISTPLASMGGVVGWAYVIFTSLLWFFGVHGSLALAALDSGIMTPWALENVAIYQQYGSVDAALAAGKTFHVWAKPMLDSYIFLGGTGATLGLLIAIFIVSRRADYRQVAKLALPSGIFQINEPILFGLPIIMNPVMFIPFILVQPLLAAITLTAYYLGIIPPITNIAPWTMPAGLGAFFNTNGSVAAFVLALFNLGIATLLYMPFVAIANKAATIIEEEESEEDIALSLKF
- a CDS encoding 6-phospho-beta-glucosidase; the encoded protein is MQQKLNVVTIGGGSSYTPELLEGFLKRYHELPVSELWLVDVEEGQEKLNIIFDLCQRMVEKAGVPLTVHKTLDRRLALKDADFVTTQLRVGQLKARELDERIPLSHGYLGQETNGAGGLFKGLRTIPVIFDIIKDVEEICPNAWVINFTNPAGMVTEAVYRHTHFKRFIGVCNIPIGMKMFIRDVLELTDNDALSIDLFGLNHMVFIKDVIVNGTSRFDELLDGVASGRLTAASVKNIFDLPFSEGLIRSLNLLPCSYLLYYFKQKEMLAIEMGEYYKGGARAQVVQKVEKQLFDLYKDPHLNVKPKELEQRGGAYYSDAACEVINAIYNDKQAEHYVNVPHHGHIDNIPADWAIEMTCILGRDGATPHPRITHFDEKVMGLIHTIKGFEVAASNAALSGELNDVLLALNLCPLVHSDRDAEILASEMILAHEKWLPNFAATVEKLRFKHR
- the chbA gene encoding PTS N,N'-diacetylchitobiose transporter subunit IIA, giving the protein MLDLDSIVAEESAENDLEEVVMGLIINSGQARSLAYAALKQAKLGDFAAAKTMMDQSRMALNEAHLVQTKLIEGDQGEGKMKMSLVLVHAQDHLMTSMLARELVAELIELHEKMQ
- the chbR gene encoding transcriptional regulator ChbR gives rise to the protein MAQQEVSTMEIKTAFEQLLFNGKNFHVVIYNKTESASGLHQHDYLEYTIVLTGRYYQEINGKRVLLERGDFVFLPMGSYHQSFYEFGATRILNVGISKRFFEKHYLPLLPFCFVASQVYHVKNEFMTWIETVIASLNFRDNEFDEFIETVTFYVMNRLRHYREEQQVTDDIPQWLRGTVEMMHDKCQFSDNALENMVALSGKSQEYLTRATQRYFRKTPVQIINEIRINFAKKQLEITNYSVTDIAYESGYSSPSLFIKTFKKFTSFTPSRYRKNLTVIN
- the cedA gene encoding cell division activator CedA, whose translation is MNPSLMKPLRQQNRQVVNYVPRVEPAPPDHALKVEGFRDVWRLRGKYVAFVLTGEHFRRSPVFTVPEAAQRWAEQIRQDEEIEE
- the katE gene encoding catalase HPII, with translation MSNNDKTHQSPIHGTEESQPGMDSLAPADGSHRPSPGPSAPGEQPTAPGSLKSPDTGNEKLNALEPHRKNGEDHALTTNQGVRIADDQNSLRAGTRGPTLLEDFILREKITHFDHERIPERIVHARGSAAHGYFQPYKSLKAITKADFLSDPDKTTPVFVRFSTVQGGAGSADTVRDIRGFATKFYTDEGIFDLVGNNTPVFFIQDAHKFPDFVHAVKPEPHWAIPQGQSAHDTFWDYVSLQPETLHNVMWAMSDRGIPRSYRTMEGFGIHTFRLINAEGKATFVRFHWKPVAGKASLVWDEAQKLTGRDPDFHRRELWESIEAGDFPEYELGLQLIPEEDEFKFDFDLLDPTKLIPEELVPVQLVGKMVLNRNPDNFFAENEQVAFHPGHIVPGLDFSNDPLLQGRLFSYTDTQISRLGGPNFHEIPINRPTCPYHNFQRDGMHRQDIDTNPANYEPNSINDNWPRETPPGPKRGGFESYQERVEGTKIRERSPSFGEYYAQPRLFWNSQTPIEQQHIIGGFSFELSKVVRTYIRERVVDQLAHIDIQLAQSVADNLGITLTDEQRNAAPAKDVNGLKKDPSLSLYAVPGGTIKGRVVAILLNDTPRASDVLGIMQALKAKGVHAKLLYSRMGEVTADDGSVLPIAATFAGAPSLTVDAVIVPCGDIDSLLKSGDAAYYLLEAYKHLKPIALSGDARQFKTLLKVADQGEEGIVEGDSVDDAFMTRLFDLLAAHRVWSRSSKTDQIPA